In Deltaproteobacteria bacterium, the following proteins share a genomic window:
- a CDS encoding ribonuclease Z, which translates to MKAIILGSGTAIPLNDRGSPAIVVVIDGKPVLFDLGPGTLRQLTRAGINYEQIEHVFVTHFHPDHTGDLVHLLFASRNPAVLRRRRPFKVAGPPGIARLIADLQAAYPGWLDLPPEVMGIEALDTGRNSRKGYGNFTVITSPTDHTPHSLAYRVQDRTGKAMVYSGDTGFCDAVVELARGADLLILESSFPDNEGCEGHLTPSLAGRMATLAGVERLVLTHFYPECLRTDVAAQCRRTYKGELILGEDLLPLRV; encoded by the coding sequence ATGAAGGCGATCATTCTCGGCTCAGGGACCGCCATCCCACTTAACGACAGGGGCTCCCCCGCCATTGTGGTGGTGATCGATGGGAAACCGGTCCTGTTTGACTTGGGACCAGGAACCCTGCGTCAACTGACGAGGGCCGGCATCAACTACGAACAGATCGAACATGTATTTGTGACACACTTTCATCCGGATCATACCGGAGACCTGGTCCATCTCCTTTTTGCATCAAGGAACCCCGCTGTGCTCCGGAGAAGACGGCCCTTCAAGGTTGCGGGGCCTCCCGGCATTGCAAGACTGATCGCCGATCTTCAGGCCGCCTACCCCGGCTGGCTGGACCTTCCCCCTGAGGTCATGGGAATTGAAGCGCTTGACACCGGGAGAAACAGCCGAAAAGGCTATGGAAACTTCACGGTGATCACATCGCCCACGGATCACACCCCCCACAGTCTGGCCTATCGGGTCCAGGATCGGACGGGAAAGGCCATGGTCTATTCAGGAGACACCGGGTTCTGCGACGCGGTGGTGGAACTGGCCCGAGGGGCTGATCTGTTGATCCTGGAATCTTCTTTCCCGGACAATGAGGGATGTGAAGGACATCTGACCCCTTCTCTGGCCGGACGCATGGCCACCCTGGCAGGTGTCGAGCGCCTGGTTCTGACTCACTTCTATCCGGAATGCCTGCGCACGGACGTGGCGGCCCAGTGCCGCAGGACCTACAAGGGAGAGTTAATACTGGGAGAAGACTTGTTGCCGCTCCGGGTGTAG